From Gammaproteobacteria bacterium, a single genomic window includes:
- a CDS encoding pilus assembly protein PilP — MSCRIALGVALLGGLLAGCGNNTEDLQSYIEQVKARPKGPIEPMPIIKPYETFAYTATNLRDPFTPPVVPGESKTQTAGGGLKPDANRPKEALEEFPLDALRLVGSLERSGGKWSIVKAPDGAIYRVQPGNYLGQNNGKITRISDELIELTEIVEDGQGGWMERQASLALSEESAGEQKK; from the coding sequence GTGAGCTGCCGCATCGCCTTGGGTGTCGCATTGCTCGGCGGCCTGTTGGCGGGCTGCGGTAACAATACCGAGGATCTGCAAAGCTATATCGAGCAGGTGAAGGCGCGCCCCAAGGGGCCCATCGAGCCGATGCCGATCATCAAGCCTTACGAGACCTTCGCCTATACCGCTACCAATCTGCGCGACCCCTTTACGCCGCCGGTGGTGCCCGGCGAATCCAAGACGCAGACCGCGGGCGGCGGGCTCAAACCGGACGCCAACCGTCCCAAGGAGGCGCTGGAAGAATTCCCCCTCGACGCCCTCCGTCTGGTGGGCTCTCTGGAGCGCAGCGGCGGTAAATGGTCCATCGTGAAGGCGCCCGATGGAGCCATCTACCGCGTCCAGCCGGGCAATTATCTGGGACAGAACAACGGCAAGATCACACGCATCTCGGACGAACTCATCGAGTTGACTGAAATCGTAGAAGACGGGCAGGGGGGCTGGATGGAACGGCAAGCCTCTTTGGCCTTAAGCGAGGAATCAGCAGGGGAGCAAAAGAAATGA
- the aroB gene encoding 3-dehydroquinate synthase translates to MNTLTVELGERSYPIYIGAGLLGRAELLRPYIAGGQVMIVSNETVAPLYLDKVRAGLNGFQCDTVILPDGEEYKTLSTLNTVFDALLTQRHSRNTTLIALGGGVVGDITGFAAACYQRGVNFIQIPTTLLAQVDSSVGGKTGVNHPLGKNMIGAFHQPRCVIADTGTLHTLPERELGAGIAEIIKYGLIRDLEFFNWLELNIGALRARRPDALTYAIERSCRNKAEVVAADERESGERALLNLGHTFGHAIETALGYGVWLHGEAVAAGMYMAADLSCRLGWLNRADLERMERLLERAGLPPRAPGGISTERFLELMAVDKKVMDGKVRLVLLKGIGRAIVTSDFDRSALLATLDECRTLPVHL, encoded by the coding sequence ATGAATACTCTTACTGTCGAACTTGGTGAACGCAGCTACCCGATTTACATCGGCGCCGGCCTGTTGGGGCGGGCTGAATTATTGAGGCCGTACATCGCCGGCGGACAGGTGATGATTGTGAGCAATGAAACCGTTGCGCCGCTTTATCTCGACAAGGTGCGCGCGGGCCTAAACGGTTTTCAGTGCGACACGGTTATCTTGCCGGACGGCGAGGAGTACAAAACCCTCTCCACGCTTAATACTGTTTTTGATGCGCTGCTCACTCAACGTCACAGCCGCAACACTACGCTGATCGCGCTGGGCGGCGGTGTGGTCGGCGATATCACCGGTTTCGCCGCGGCCTGTTATCAGCGCGGCGTGAATTTCATCCAGATCCCCACCACCCTGCTCGCCCAGGTGGACTCCTCGGTGGGCGGCAAGACCGGCGTCAATCATCCGCTCGGCAAAAACATGATCGGCGCATTTCATCAGCCGCGCTGCGTGATCGCCGATACCGGCACGCTCCACACACTACCCGAGCGTGAGCTGGGCGCGGGGATTGCGGAGATCATCAAATATGGTCTGATCCGCGATCTTGAATTTTTCAACTGGCTGGAGCTTAACATCGGAGCCCTGCGTGCGCGCAGACCCGATGCGCTGACCTACGCCATCGAACGCTCCTGCCGCAACAAGGCGGAGGTGGTGGCGGCCGATGAAAGAGAAAGCGGTGAACGCGCCCTGCTCAATCTGGGTCACACCTTCGGCCACGCGATTGAGACCGCCCTTGGCTACGGTGTGTGGCTGCACGGCGAAGCGGTAGCGGCGGGGATGTACATGGCTGCAGATCTCTCCTGCCGGTTGGGCTGGTTAAACCGCGCCGATCTTGAACGGATGGAACGTTTACTGGAACGCGCCGGGCTGCCGCCCCGCGCTCCGGGCGGGATCAGCACTGAGCGTTTTCTGGAACTCATGGCCGTGGACAAAAAGGTCATGGATGGAAAAGTACGTCTGGTGCTGCTCAAGGGGATCGGGCGCGCGATAGTCACGTCCGATTTTGACCGAAGCGCCCTGCTCGCCACACTCGACGAATGCCGCACTCTGCCTGTGCATCTCTAA
- a CDS encoding pilus assembly protein PilM codes for MPLFFQKAPTILGLDISSTAVKLLELSRNGDRYRVESYAVEPLAAGAVVEKNIVNVEAVGAGISRAVKRARTRAKNAAVAVSGSAVITKTIYMPAGLTDEEMATQIELEAGQYIPYPLEDVNLDFQVLGPAPRDPNMVEVLLAASRSENVDTRVAAIELGGLTTRVVDIEAYAAEHLISLLGQALPKGANQVIAVVDLGATTSGIHVLDKLKLVYSREQSFGNKQLIEAVQSRYGLSPEEAAKAIRQGGGGLPPDYASEVLEPFKEAVARHVSRSLQFFLSSSPYHNVDHILLAGGTALLPGLAALIESTTGTPASVANPFTGMTLASRVDAKALKSDAPILLTACGLAMRSFDA; via the coding sequence GTGCCACTCTTCTTTCAAAAAGCGCCAACTATCCTAGGGTTAGATATTAGCTCTACCGCTGTAAAACTGCTAGAGCTAAGCCGCAACGGGGATCGTTACAGGGTTGAGAGCTATGCCGTGGAGCCTCTTGCGGCAGGCGCCGTCGTTGAAAAAAACATCGTCAATGTCGAGGCCGTGGGCGCCGGCATCAGCCGTGCGGTCAAGCGTGCCCGCACCCGCGCCAAAAATGCCGCGGTAGCGGTGTCGGGCTCGGCGGTCATCACCAAGACCATCTATATGCCCGCCGGCTTGACCGACGAGGAAATGGCCACCCAGATCGAACTGGAGGCCGGTCAATACATCCCTTACCCCCTTGAAGACGTGAATCTGGATTTTCAGGTATTAGGCCCCGCACCGCGCGATCCAAACATGGTTGAAGTTTTGCTGGCCGCCTCGCGCAGTGAAAACGTGGATACTCGTGTAGCGGCAATCGAACTGGGCGGGCTCACCACCAGAGTGGTGGACATCGAGGCCTACGCCGCAGAACACCTCATCTCTCTGCTCGGCCAGGCCCTGCCCAAGGGCGCGAACCAAGTCATCGCCGTAGTGGACCTCGGCGCGACCACCAGCGGCATCCACGTGCTCGACAAGCTCAAACTTGTCTACAGCCGCGAACAGAGCTTCGGCAACAAGCAGCTCATCGAGGCGGTGCAGAGCCGTTACGGCCTGAGTCCGGAAGAGGCCGCCAAGGCCATCCGGCAGGGTGGCGGCGGGCTGCCCCCCGATTACGCCAGCGAGGTGCTGGAACCCTTCAAGGAGGCCGTCGCCCGACACGTCAGCCGCTCTTTGCAGTTCTTTTTGTCTTCCAGCCCTTACCATAACGTAGACCATATCCTGCTGGCCGGCGGCACTGCCTTGCTGCCCGGGCTCGCGGCCCTGATCGAGAGCACCACCGGCACCCCGGCCTCGGTCGCCAACCCGTTTACCGGCATGACTCTCGCCTCGCGGGTGGACGCCAAGGCCCTGAAGAGCGACGCGCCGATCCTGCTCACGGCCTGCGGACTCGCCATGCGGAGCTTCGACGCGTGA
- a CDS encoding type 4a pilus biogenesis protein PilO has translation MNLSDFNDLDFHNIGGWPPAAKGVAIGVVCLVLLGAGYWFDTKGQWEALQQAKAKEQELKQSFETKQAKAVNLDAYKQQLDEMNASFGLMLRQLPSKAEVADLLVDISQTGLASGLEFELFSPKDETPKDFYAELPINIRVTGNYHQFGAFVSGVAALPRIVTMHDIAIHPPQGAQQTQDKNGKLVMELVTKTYRYLEEGAVQTDADKKKGVKP, from the coding sequence ATGAATCTTTCCGATTTCAACGATCTGGATTTCCACAATATCGGCGGTTGGCCGCCGGCGGCCAAAGGTGTCGCCATCGGTGTGGTCTGTCTGGTGCTCCTGGGGGCGGGCTACTGGTTCGATACAAAAGGCCAGTGGGAGGCGCTGCAACAGGCCAAGGCCAAGGAGCAGGAGCTGAAACAGTCTTTCGAAACCAAGCAGGCCAAGGCCGTCAATCTGGACGCCTACAAGCAGCAACTGGATGAAATGAACGCCTCCTTTGGCCTGATGCTGCGGCAACTGCCGAGCAAAGCGGAGGTAGCGGACCTGTTGGTGGACATCTCTCAGACGGGCCTGGCCAGCGGACTCGAATTCGAGCTGTTCAGCCCCAAGGACGAGACGCCCAAGGACTTTTACGCCGAGCTGCCGATCAATATCCGCGTCACCGGCAATTATCATCAATTCGGCGCCTTCGTGAGCGGTGTGGCGGCGCTGCCGCGTATCGTCACGATGCACGATATTGCTATACATCCCCCGCAAGGCGCTCAGCAAACTCAAGACAAGAACGGCAAATTGGTCATGGAGCTTGTCACCAAGACCTATCGCTATCTCGAGGAGGGCGCCGTCCAGACCGACGCGGATAAAAAGAAGGGGGTCAAACCGTGA
- a CDS encoding deoxyguanosinetriphosphate triphosphohydrolase, with the protein MLQLAPYAAHPDQTRGRRTREASPAYRSEYQRDRDRIVHSAAFRRLEYKTQVFVNHEGDMFRTRLTHSIEVAQIARSVARALALNEDLAEAVSLAHDLGHTPFGHAGQDVLNACMREYGGFEHNLQSLRVVDELEERYAEFQGLNLTFETREGILKHCSPGKARELGDLGARFLNKTQPSLEAQLANLADEIAYNNHDVDDGLRAGLITIEQLNEIELFHEQYNLVTRSYPTLPERRTVHEVIRRMINRQITDLLEASRDRIAGAAPADIESVRAQLAPLIGFSAEMRELGLELKRFLRENLYRHYRVIRMTAKAGRILRALFEAFMEEPGLLPPEPANRLKTAVAPGVLPPATLVRPCTSEQNLGMTGRARIITDYIAGMTDRYAIAEYDRVFNPSYLS; encoded by the coding sequence ATGCTGCAACTCGCGCCCTACGCCGCCCATCCCGATCAAACCCGCGGGCGCCGCACTCGGGAAGCATCCCCCGCCTATCGCAGCGAATATCAGCGCGACCGTGACCGCATCGTGCACAGCGCCGCGTTCCGGCGCCTGGAATACAAGACCCAGGTGTTCGTAAACCACGAGGGCGACATGTTCCGCACCCGGCTCACGCACTCCATCGAGGTCGCGCAGATCGCGCGTTCCGTCGCACGCGCCCTGGCCCTCAACGAAGATCTCGCAGAGGCGGTCTCGCTCGCCCACGACCTCGGCCACACGCCGTTTGGCCACGCCGGCCAGGATGTGCTCAATGCCTGTATGCGCGAGTACGGCGGCTTTGAGCATAATCTGCAATCGCTGCGCGTGGTGGATGAATTGGAAGAGCGTTACGCCGAATTCCAGGGCCTGAACCTCACCTTCGAAACGCGCGAGGGCATCCTCAAACATTGCTCGCCCGGCAAGGCGCGGGAGCTCGGCGATCTGGGGGCGCGCTTTCTCAACAAGACCCAGCCCAGCCTGGAGGCGCAGCTCGCCAATCTGGCCGATGAGATCGCCTACAACAACCACGACGTGGATGACGGATTGCGCGCAGGGCTGATTACTATCGAACAACTCAACGAGATCGAATTATTCCACGAGCAATACAACCTGGTTACCCGCAGCTATCCTACCCTGCCCGAACGGCGCACCGTGCATGAGGTGATACGGCGCATGATAAACCGTCAGATCACCGATCTTTTAGAGGCCAGCCGTGACCGCATTGCCGGGGCGGCCCCGGCTGACATCGAGTCGGTGCGCGCACAGCTTGCTCCCTTGATCGGCTTCAGCGCCGAGATGCGTGAGCTGGGGTTGGAACTGAAACGGTTTCTCCGCGAAAACCTTTACCGCCACTACCGGGTGATACGAATGACGGCCAAGGCCGGACGTATCTTGCGCGCCCTGTTTGAGGCCTTCATGGAAGAACCGGGTTTGTTGCCGCCGGAACCCGCGAACCGGCTGAAAACGGCGGTCGCTCCCGGCGTCCTGCCTCCCGCGACACTAGTACGTCCCTGTACGTCGGAACAGAACCTGGGGATGACAGGACGCGCACGTATCATCACCGACTATATCGCAGGTATGACAGACCGTTACGCCATCGCCGAATATGACCGCGTCTTCAACCCCTCGTATCTGTCCTAA
- the aroK gene encoding shikimate kinase AroK, which yields MKTAKNIFLIGPMGAGKTTIGRGVAKTLKMEFLDSDREIEERTGASIPLIFELEGEAGFRARESVVIDDLSRRTGIVLATGGGVILDPKNRNCLAARGFVIYLHAALETLLKRTARDHHRPLLQTDDPAARLAQLVKQRDPLYREIADLIVETGERAAGSVVRDIVKQING from the coding sequence ATGAAGACCGCCAAGAATATCTTCCTCATCGGCCCCATGGGTGCGGGCAAGACCACCATCGGCCGGGGGGTGGCGAAGACCCTTAAGATGGAGTTCCTGGACAGCGACCGGGAGATCGAGGAACGTACCGGGGCATCCATACCGCTGATCTTCGAACTGGAGGGGGAGGCGGGTTTCCGCGCCCGCGAGTCGGTGGTGATTGACGACCTCTCGCGGCGCACGGGCATCGTGCTCGCCACCGGGGGCGGGGTGATCCTTGATCCCAAAAACCGCAACTGCCTGGCCGCGCGCGGCTTTGTGATTTACCTGCACGCCGCCTTGGAAACCCTGCTCAAGCGCACCGCCCGGGACCACCACCGGCCCCTGCTGCAAACCGATGACCCCGCCGCGCGCCTGGCGCAACTGGTGAAGCAGCGCGACCCGCTCTATCGGGAGATTGCGGATTTGATCGTTGAAACAGGTGAGCGCGCCGCGGGGAGTGTGGTGCGCGACATTGTTAAACAGATTAACGGCTAG
- a CDS encoding type IV pilus secretin PilQ codes for MNNSATENGRPARWALYYVSLLISLWLPGAWAPAEETAPGANTLQDISYTSLPGDRVEIKLTLSGPPAQPISFTIDNPARIALDFPNTTLGLAQKSQQIGVGIARSINAVEAKGRTRIVLNLVQLAPYETRIEGNNVYLTLGGSAGGEAPATAVAQTAPAAQPAATVRPRASAPAGRGLENIDFRRGEKGEGRVVVTLSDPSTGVDIREQGGKIMVDFANSSLPEALERRLDVTDFATPVKTVETSARGKNVHMEITPSGEYDHLAYQAGNLYTIEVKPLTKAEQEAAKKEKLGYTGEKLSLNFQSIDVRAVLQLIADFTGLNMVVSDSVQGNVTLRLKNVPWDQALDIILKSKGLGMRQAGNVIQVAPTEEIAAREKLELESQKQVAELAPLRSEFIRVNFAKASDLAALLKSKENSLLSARGNVTIDDRTNTLLVQDTSDKLVEVRKLVTTLDIPQRQVLIESRIVIANNDFSKSLGVRFGVTGVKKNGNDGILTTSGTLAGTNNTVDSAVTNIRNSGQPFPVVLPSGPTSNIPKIIPVLPNPDNRLNVNLPVSTPAGQIAFAILGSNILLDLELSALQKEKRGEVLSNPRVVTSNQKEASIEQGVEIPYLQAASSGATTITFRKAVLELKVKPQITPDDHIIMDLSLKKDTVGQTIQLLNSLVPSIDTREVVTQVLVGNGETVVLGGVYEQTDSKEVDRVPLLGDLPGVGALFRTTRNVDDKRELLMFVTPKILKDTLTVTN; via the coding sequence ATGAATAATTCCGCTACAGAAAACGGCCGCCCGGCACGCTGGGCGCTCTACTACGTGTCTCTACTGATCAGCCTGTGGCTGCCGGGCGCCTGGGCGCCTGCGGAGGAAACCGCCCCCGGCGCCAACACCCTGCAGGACATCAGTTACACATCGCTCCCCGGCGACCGCGTTGAGATCAAGCTCACCCTGTCAGGCCCGCCGGCGCAGCCGATCAGCTTCACCATAGATAATCCGGCGCGCATCGCGCTGGACTTCCCCAACACCACGCTGGGGCTCGCGCAAAAGAGCCAGCAGATCGGGGTGGGCATCGCCCGCAGCATCAACGCGGTGGAGGCCAAAGGGCGCACCCGCATCGTGTTGAATCTGGTTCAGTTGGCGCCGTACGAAACCCGTATCGAGGGCAACAACGTCTATCTCACCCTGGGCGGCAGCGCGGGCGGTGAAGCGCCCGCCACTGCGGTGGCGCAGACCGCCCCCGCGGCTCAACCCGCCGCCACGGTACGCCCGCGGGCAAGCGCCCCGGCCGGGCGCGGTTTGGAAAATATTGACTTCCGGCGCGGCGAAAAGGGCGAGGGCCGCGTGGTCGTCACGCTCTCAGATCCCTCCACCGGCGTGGACATCCGCGAGCAGGGCGGCAAGATCATGGTGGACTTCGCCAACAGTTCGTTACCCGAAGCCCTGGAGCGCCGCCTCGATGTGACCGATTTCGCCACCCCGGTGAAGACCGTGGAGACCAGCGCCCGCGGCAAGAACGTGCACATGGAGATCACCCCCAGCGGTGAATATGACCACCTCGCCTATCAGGCCGGCAATCTCTATACCATCGAGGTGAAGCCGCTCACCAAGGCCGAACAGGAGGCCGCGAAGAAGGAGAAGCTCGGCTACACCGGCGAAAAACTCTCGCTCAACTTCCAGAGCATAGACGTGCGTGCGGTGCTGCAATTGATCGCCGACTTCACCGGCCTCAACATGGTGGTGAGCGATTCGGTGCAGGGCAATGTGACCCTGCGCCTCAAGAACGTACCCTGGGATCAGGCCCTGGACATCATCCTGAAGAGCAAGGGTCTCGGGATGCGGCAGGCCGGCAATGTCATTCAAGTCGCGCCGACCGAAGAGATTGCGGCGCGCGAAAAACTTGAACTCGAATCGCAGAAACAGGTGGCGGAACTGGCGCCCTTGCGCTCCGAGTTTATCCGCGTAAATTTCGCCAAGGCCTCCGATCTCGCCGCCTTGCTCAAGTCGAAGGAGAATTCGCTGTTGTCGGCGCGCGGCAACGTCACCATAGACGACCGCACCAACACCCTGCTGGTACAGGACACCTCCGATAAGCTTGTTGAAGTCAGAAAGCTCGTCACTACGCTGGATATCCCCCAGCGGCAGGTGTTGATCGAATCGCGCATCGTGATCGCCAACAACGACTTCAGCAAAAGTTTGGGCGTGCGCTTCGGCGTCACCGGGGTAAAGAAAAACGGCAATGACGGCATTCTCACCACCAGCGGAACCTTGGCGGGAACCAACAACACCGTGGACAGCGCGGTGACCAATATACGCAACAGCGGCCAGCCCTTCCCGGTGGTGTTACCGTCCGGCCCCACAAGCAATATCCCGAAGATCATTCCGGTGTTACCCAACCCCGACAACCGGCTGAACGTCAATCTGCCGGTGTCCACCCCCGCGGGACAAATCGCGTTCGCCATCCTGGGTTCCAACATCCTGCTCGATCTGGAGCTCTCCGCGCTGCAAAAGGAAAAGCGCGGCGAGGTGCTCTCCAACCCGCGTGTGGTGACCTCCAACCAGAAGGAGGCCAGTATCGAACAAGGCGTCGAGATCCCGTATCTGCAGGCCGCTTCCAGCGGCGCCACGACCATCACGTTCAGGAAGGCGGTGTTGGAGCTCAAGGTCAAGCCGCAGATCACGCCCGACGATCACATCATCATGGATCTTTCCCTGAAGAAGGACACGGTCGGCCAGACGATACAACTATTGAACTCACTGGTGCCGAGCATAGACACCCGCGAGGTGGTCACCCAGGTGCTGGTGGGCAACGGCGAGACCGTGGTGCTGGGCGGTGTCTATGAGCAGACCGACAGTAAGGAGGTGGACCGGGTGCCGCTGCTCGGCGACTTGCCCGGCGTCGGGGCGTTGTTCCGCACCACCCGTAACGTAGATGACAAACGCGAGCTGCTGATGTTTGTCACGCCCAAGATTTTGAAGGATACTTTGACGGTAACAAATTAA
- a CDS encoding penicillin-binding protein 1A codes for MNIFFKAAGFVLATLFGVFTLAVIAAALGYYLYLEPQLPPIANLKDVRMQVPLHVYARDGNLMAEFGVKRRIPVKIEQAPPLLLQAVLAAEDDRFYEHPGVDYRGLLRASTQLLLTGEKKQGGSTITMQVARNFFLDSEKTYLRKFKEILLALKIERELSKPEILELYLNKIYLGNRAYGVAAAAQFYYGTTIDKLSVAQMAMIAGLPKAPSKYNPIVNLARATERRNYILERMYGLGFLKDDAYRAALAETETASRHVQAVAVEAPYMAEMVRAEMVARYGEEAYTGGYTVYTTMEPRLQTAANAELRAALLEYDARHGYRKPLPHVDLPAGGGPEQWAEVLQEQVEIGGLPAALVVKVESKSARAYLTDKGEIELPWEAMSWARPYVNENRMGPSPKSAAEILAVGDIVRVQPLPEGKWRLAQVPAVQGAFVALNPDNGAISALAGGLDFYQSSFNRAIQADRQPGSSFKPFVYSAALEKGFTPATMVNDAPVVVEGASLGEDWRPENYGRDFLGPIPLRQALALSRNLVSIRVLRALGIEYTRDYVTRFGFKSGRLPQGLSLALGSGVATPLEMAKGFSVFASGGYRVEPYFIERIEDPEGKILVQAQPLTACRECVPSPVEATPAGLEDQLQADIRAEEGGMPPATQNAVVAPIAVPGGAGRTAPRVISAENAYLMTSMMQDVIRKGTGRKALALKRGDIAGKTGTTNEQRDAWFAGFTPSLAAVSWVGFDNHTPLGDQETGGHAALPMWMYFMSEALKDVPESAWPQPPGIVTARINPVTGLLAADDDPDGVSEFFMKDFVPLQQSGTGAAAGGAGGGAELLF; via the coding sequence ATGAACATATTCTTTAAGGCAGCCGGTTTTGTCCTCGCCACCCTGTTCGGGGTGTTTACCTTGGCCGTTATCGCTGCGGCGCTCGGTTATTATTTATATCTGGAACCGCAACTCCCGCCCATTGCTAACCTGAAGGACGTGCGCATGCAAGTTCCGCTCCATGTCTACGCCCGTGACGGGAACCTGATGGCCGAGTTCGGCGTGAAGCGGCGCATCCCGGTGAAGATCGAGCAGGCGCCGCCGCTGCTCCTGCAGGCGGTGCTGGCCGCCGAAGACGACCGTTTTTATGAGCACCCCGGTGTGGATTACCGCGGCCTGCTGCGCGCCTCTACCCAGTTGTTGCTGACCGGCGAGAAGAAGCAGGGCGGCAGCACCATCACTATGCAGGTGGCGCGCAATTTCTTTCTCGACAGCGAAAAGACCTATCTGCGCAAATTCAAGGAGATCCTGCTCGCCCTCAAGATCGAACGCGAGCTCAGCAAGCCGGAAATCCTGGAACTCTATTTGAACAAGATCTACCTCGGCAACCGCGCCTATGGGGTGGCCGCCGCCGCGCAGTTTTATTACGGTACGACGATAGACAAGTTGAGCGTGGCGCAGATGGCGATGATCGCCGGGCTGCCCAAGGCTCCTTCAAAGTACAACCCGATCGTCAACCTGGCGCGTGCGACCGAACGGCGTAATTACATCCTGGAACGTATGTACGGTCTGGGTTTTCTGAAGGACGACGCCTACCGCGCGGCCCTCGCCGAAACCGAGACCGCGAGCCGCCATGTACAGGCCGTCGCCGTCGAGGCGCCTTATATGGCGGAGATGGTGCGTGCCGAGATGGTCGCGCGCTACGGCGAGGAGGCTTATACCGGCGGCTATACGGTCTACACGACCATGGAGCCCCGCCTGCAAACGGCCGCCAATGCCGAGCTGCGCGCCGCGTTACTGGAATACGATGCCCGCCATGGTTACCGGAAACCGTTGCCGCATGTGGATCTGCCGGCGGGGGGCGGGCCTGAGCAGTGGGCTGAGGTCCTGCAGGAGCAAGTGGAGATTGGCGGGCTGCCGGCGGCGCTGGTGGTCAAGGTCGAGAGCAAGAGCGCGCGCGCGTATCTTACCGATAAGGGAGAAATCGAGTTGCCCTGGGAGGCGATGTCCTGGGCGCGGCCTTATGTCAACGAGAACCGCATGGGACCGAGCCCTAAGTCGGCGGCGGAGATCCTGGCGGTGGGCGACATCGTGCGCGTCCAGCCGCTGCCGGAGGGTAAATGGCGCCTGGCGCAAGTGCCCGCCGTGCAGGGGGCGTTCGTCGCGCTCAACCCCGACAACGGCGCCATCAGCGCGTTGGCCGGGGGGTTGGATTTTTATCAAAGCAGCTTTAACCGCGCCATTCAGGCCGACCGCCAGCCGGGTTCCAGTTTCAAGCCGTTTGTCTATTCCGCCGCGCTGGAGAAGGGATTTACCCCCGCGACGATGGTGAACGACGCCCCGGTGGTCGTCGAGGGGGCGAGTCTGGGCGAAGACTGGCGTCCCGAAAATTATGGCCGGGATTTCCTCGGCCCTATCCCGCTGCGCCAGGCCTTGGCATTGTCGCGCAACCTGGTCTCGATCCGGGTGCTGCGTGCCTTGGGGATAGAGTATACCCGAGACTATGTCACCCGCTTCGGGTTCAAGTCCGGCCGGCTGCCGCAAGGTTTGTCACTGGCCCTAGGCAGCGGTGTCGCTACCCCGCTGGAGATGGCGAAGGGCTTTAGCGTCTTCGCCAGCGGCGGCTATCGGGTGGAGCCGTATTTCATCGAACGTATTGAGGATCCCGAGGGAAAGATTTTGGTGCAGGCCCAGCCCCTGACGGCCTGCCGGGAATGCGTCCCCAGCCCCGTCGAGGCGACGCCCGCCGGCCTTGAGGATCAGCTGCAGGCGGACATCCGTGCCGAAGAGGGAGGCATGCCGCCGGCAACACAGAATGCCGTTGTTGCACCCATAGCTGTGCCCGGTGGGGCCGGCCGCACCGCGCCCCGCGTCATCAGCGCCGAGAATGCCTATCTCATGACCTCAATGATGCAGGATGTCATCCGCAAGGGCACGGGCCGCAAGGCGCTGGCGCTCAAACGCGGTGATATCGCGGGCAAGACCGGCACCACCAACGAACAGCGTGACGCCTGGTTCGCGGGCTTTACCCCCAGCCTGGCGGCGGTCAGTTGGGTGGGCTTCGATAACCATACCCCGTTGGGCGATCAGGAGACCGGCGGCCATGCCGCCTTGCCGATGTGGATGTACTTTATGAGCGAGGCCCTCAAAGATGTACCGGAAAGTGCCTGGCCCCAGCCGCCCGGCATCGTCACTGCACGCATCAACCCGGTGACCGGGCTGCTCGCCGCCGACGATGATCCCGATGGTGTGTCAGAATTCTTTATGAAGGACTTTGTGCCCCTACAGCAGTCGGGCACGGGCGCCGCCGCAGGAGGGGCGGGTGGGGGAGCGGAACTGTTGTTTTGA
- a CDS encoding PilN domain-containing protein translates to MSIGIGAVVLTLVIIAYAHIHIGALISHQEGRNQILNQEIAQLDTKIKEIQSLDTQRSNLLSRMNIIQQLQTSRPLTVHLMDELIKNLPEGVYYTSAKMQGNALTLEGIAQSNARVSALMKNLDDSPWLENPVLDVIETNEKDKVRTTRYTLRVTQTQPGQENQSQQNQSKDSTKAGQAAKP, encoded by the coding sequence ATGTCCATCGGCATCGGCGCCGTGGTATTGACGCTGGTCATCATTGCCTACGCGCATATCCATATTGGCGCCCTCATCAGCCATCAGGAGGGCCGCAACCAGATCCTTAACCAGGAAATCGCGCAGCTGGACACCAAGATCAAGGAGATCCAGAGCCTTGACACGCAGCGCTCCAACCTGCTCTCGCGCATGAATATTATCCAGCAGCTCCAGACCAGCCGGCCGCTCACCGTGCACCTTATGGACGAGTTAATCAAGAACCTGCCGGAGGGTGTGTATTACACCAGCGCCAAGATGCAGGGCAACGCCTTGACCCTGGAGGGCATAGCCCAGTCCAATGCGCGGGTGTCGGCCCTTATGAAAAATCTCGATGATTCGCCGTGGCTGGAGAACCCGGTCCTGGATGTGATAGAGACCAACGAGAAGGACAAGGTACGCACCACCCGCTACACACTGCGGGTGACGCAAACCCAGCCGGGCCAAGAAAATCAATCCCAGCAAAATCAATCCAAAGATTCTACTAAAGCGGGTCAAGCGGCCAAGCCATGA